The Halorussus gelatinilyticus genome contains the following window.
GATTTCGGTCGCCTCGTCGATGTCGTCGTCGTAGCCGATGCCGAACAGGAATTTGAGGCGGAGTCGGTCGCCCTCAACGGGGTTCTTGATGACGCCGTCGGTCAGTTGGGAGTTGGGCACCGTCAGCAGTTCGTTGTCGAAGGTCCGGACGCGGGTCACGCGGAGGCCGATGTCCTCCACGACGCCGGAGTAACTGCCGCCGTCCCACTCGACCCAGTCGCCGATTTTGAACGGCTTGTCGGTGTAGATGAACACGCCAGCGACGAAGTTGGCGATGACGTCTTGCATGGCGAACCCGATAGCGAGCGTCGCCGCGGCCGCGATAGTCGCCAGCGCGGTCAGGAAGTTGCCGTAGTCGGCGAAGCCGAACGCCACCGTGACTGCGACGAACACGACGGCGAACTTCGTGAGTTTGACCAGCGGTTTCTTGGCGTGATTGTCGAGGTTGCGCCGGTCGAGAAACCGTCCGGCGAGCGGAATCACGGTCAGACGTCCGAGGACGTAGATGGCGACGAACGAGACGACGAAGTAGAGTGCCTTCGTGACGGCCAGCGCGTAGCCCGTGTCGCCGAGGAGACGCTCCAAGAAAGGTAGCGCCTCGACCATCAGTGCAGCACCGCGGTGTTCCCGCGCGTCTCCACGAGGTCGGCGTCGACTCGCTCGGCGAGTTCCTCGGCGAGTTCGTCGGTCGTGGTGCCGCCGCGGGCCGCCCGGAGGAACTTGACCTTCACGAGTTCGCGGTCGGCGAGTTGGTCGGCGAGTTCGTCGGTCACGGCGTCGATTCCGGACTTGCCGACCCAGACGGTCACGTCGAGGTCGTGGGCCTGCTTCCGGAGGTCTTCGTCGGTCATGGTTGCGTTTGGGAAGCGAACCGCCTTAAAGGGCTTGCACCGGCACGGTCGGCGGGCTTTTGCCGCGCGTGGCCCAATCGCCGCTCGATGAGAGCGACGCGTCTCGTGGACGACTATCTGTTCGGGTGGGTGCTGCTGGCGGTCGCGCTCGGGGTGGCGGTTCCCGAGATTGCCGTCGTCGCCCGGTTCTCGACCCCGATTCTCGCGGTCATGGTCGGCAGCGTCTCGCTGACGCTCTCGGCGTCGGGGTTCCTGTCGGTGGACCGGTCGGCGCTCGCCCGCATCCTCCTCGGCCACGCCGCCATGCCGGTGGTCGCGTTCGGCGTCGCCCGCGCCCTCGGTCTCTCGCCCGGTCTGACCGCGGGGTTCGTCCTGCTCGGTGCGGTCACGCCCGAACTGGTGACGCCGACGATGACCGCGCTCGCGGACGGCGACATCGCGCTCGCCTCGACCGCGCTGGTCGTCATCGGCGTCGGAAGCACGCTGTTCACGCCGCTGGCGGTCGCGGCGTTGCTCGGCGCGGGCCTCGAAATCGACGGCTGGCGCATCGCCGAGAGTC
Protein-coding sequences here:
- a CDS encoding bile acid:sodium symporter family protein encodes the protein MRATRLVDDYLFGWVLLAVALGVAVPEIAVVARFSTPILAVMVGSVSLTLSASGFLSVDRSALARILLGHAAMPVVAFGVARALGLSPGLTAGFVLLGAVTPELVTPTMTALADGDIALASTALVVIGVGSTLFTPLAVAALLGAGLEIDGWRIAESLAVAVVAPMAVAVGARTRWTVRVGRYDEYYTTVSAVMVVVVIGGVTAANADLIRAETGLLLSVGVGALAVNLAGYALGWVGTRSADAPVRVAGTLSVGMRDFAVAAALVTAAGFPTSASLPAVLFGIVEMATSAFLARQFAG
- a CDS encoding YhbY family RNA-binding protein is translated as MTDEDLRKQAHDLDVTVWVGKSGIDAVTDELADQLADRELVKVKFLRAARGGTTTDELAEELAERVDADLVETRGNTAVLH
- a CDS encoding mechanosensitive ion channel family protein; translation: MVEALPFLERLLGDTGYALAVTKALYFVVSFVAIYVLGRLTVIPLAGRFLDRRNLDNHAKKPLVKLTKFAVVFVAVTVAFGFADYGNFLTALATIAAAATLAIGFAMQDVIANFVAGVFIYTDKPFKIGDWVEWDGGSYSGVVEDIGLRVTRVRTFDNELLTVPNSQLTDGVIKNPVEGDRLRLKFLFGIGYDDDIDEATEIIVEEAEAHPDIMDDPAPSVRLTELGDSSVGLQSRIWISDPSRGDYVKTRGEYVTAVKERFDAAGIDIPYPNRTLEGGLELTNVEGMVEATGDD